TGATGTTCCCGGGGTCCTgtgcaccccaaaccctccaggGACCCCCTCAGGGTTGGGGACCAGGTGAAGAcaccccccccagacccccctcCCCCGGGGGCAGCCCcccaggctgtggggctggcagggcaatGATGCCAGGGGAGGGCAGCACCCCCCACCCTCCTTTTGAGGGGTGTGGAGGGGGGGGGAGAAGCTCCAGACtccagagccctgtccagccccCCCACCCCATTCCAGGGGGCTTGTGGAGGGGGTGGGGGCCCAAAGGTGggtgtgggggtgtgtgtgtgtggggtcAATCCCTTCCCCCCTTCACATGACGGAgcagctttttgctttttccttcttgaagGTGGAGGAGATGAGCTCGGAGCGGCTGGGGAGGTGCAGGAGTCTCTTGGAGAGGCTGcggggggggctgcggggcgccTGCGGGGGGgccctgctcaggcagagcccGGACACGGCCCGGAAGATGCTGTGCACGCTCTTCTCCGAGGTGAAGGCCGAGCACTCCAGGTAGCCCTCGGCTCCCAACTGCCTGGCGGCCGCACAGCCCTGCGGGAGGCACGGGACGGGTCAGGGTGAGCCCCAGAGACACGGGGACagcccccaaacccaccccacaGACACGGGGACGGGTCAGGGTGAGCCCCAGAGAAATGGGGACGGGTCAGGGTGAGCCCCAGAGAAATGGGGACGGGTCAGGGTGAGCCCCAGAGAAATGGGGACGGGTCAGGGTGAGCCCCAGAGAAATGGGGACGGGTCAGGGTGAGCCCCAGAGAAATGGGGACGGGTCAGGGTGAGCCCCAGAGAAATGGGGACGGGTCAGGGTGAGCCCCAGAGACACGGGGACAGCCCCCAAACCCACCTCAGAGATACAGGGacagccccaaacccaccccacagacacggggacagccccaaatccaccccagaGACACGGGGATGGGTCAGAGTGAGCCCCAGAGAAATGGGGACGGGTCAGAGTGAGCCCCACAGACACGGGGacagccccaaacccaccccagaGACACGGGGACGGGTCAGGGTGAGCCCCAGAGAAATGGGGACGGGTCAGGGTGAGCCCCAGAGAAATGGGGACGGGTCAGGGTGAGCCCCAGAGAAATGGGGacagccccaaacccacctcAGAGATACAGGGacagccccaaacccaccccacagacacggggacagcccccaaacccaccccagaGAAATGGGGATGGGTCAGAGTGAGCCCCAGAGACACGGGGACAGCCCCAAACCAACCCCACAGACACGGGGACAGCCCAAAGTGAGCCCCATAAACACCAGGACACCCCAAACTGAGCTCCACAAACACCAGGACACCCCAAACTGAGCCCTGTTCAAACGTCAGGACAGCCCAAACCCACTGGGATATCCCAAACTGAGTCCCAAATCCACCAGGACAGCCCAAACTGAACCCCACAAACACcgggacaccccaaaccccatcaGGAAAGCCCAAACTGAGCCATGGGCAAACagtgggacccccccaaacccatcGCACAAACACCgggacaccccaaacccactGGGACAGCCCAAACCGAGCCCCAAACCCACCGGGACAACCCCAGACCCATCAggacatcccaaacccaccgGGACACCCCAAACTGAGTCCCAAACCCACCAGGACAGCCCAAACTGAGCCCCACAAACACTGGGACCCTCCCCCAAACCCACCAGAACACCCCAAACCGAGCCTTGTGCCAACACCGGGATCCCCCCAAAGCCGCCCCCACATCAgaccacagggacaccccaaacccacccccccCAGCCATCGGGGCCCCCCCAAACCCGGGCAGACCTGCTCGTAGGAGATGGGCGCCTGTTTCTGGTGCGAGAGCTCCAGCAGCGTGCTCAGGTCTGTCCTCAGGTCCGTCTTGCAGCCGATGAGCAGCACCCGCGTGTTGGGGCAATAGTCCAGGATTTCTGTCTTCCACTGAGGGGTCAGGGCACACAGCTGCTCTCAGGGACGGGGGACCCCAAAAAGCCTCCCCCTGTCACCCCATGGGGGGGGTGTGCCAGCCCAGACCCCACAGAGGTACCCCCAGGACAGTGTCCTGAcagccctgaacccccaaaccccacagaggTACCCCCAGgacaatgtccccatgtccctgaaCCCCACAGAGATACCCCCAGGACAGCATCCCCACATCCCtgaacccccaaaccccacagaggTACCCCCAGGACAGTGTCCTGACTGCCCtgaacccccaaaccccacagaggTACCTCCAGgacagtgtccccatgtccctgaaCCCCACAGAGATACCCTCAGAACAGTGACCTCACATCCCtgaacccccaaaccccacagagaTACCCCCAAGACAGTGTCctgacagccctgagccccccaaaccccacagcaccAGTTGCCCTGTGTTTGCGAGTCCCCCAAACCTCACAGGAATCCCCCTGCCACACACAgtgtccctgcatccctgagcccccaaaccccacagggacccccccaGGCTGGTGTCCCCACATCTCtgaacccccccaaaccccacagggaCACCTCAGGCTGGTGTCCCCACGACTCTgagcccccaaaccccacagtg
This is a stretch of genomic DNA from Vidua macroura isolate BioBank_ID:100142 unplaced genomic scaffold, ASM2450914v1 whyUn_scaffold_107, whole genome shotgun sequence. It encodes these proteins:
- the RND1 gene encoding rho-related GTP-binding protein Rho6, producing MRERRPAPAAPARCKLVLVGDVQCGKTAMLQVLAKDCYPETYVPTVFENYTACLASEEQRVELSLWDTSGSPYYDNVRPLCYSDSDAVLLCFDVSRPETLDSAAKKWKTEILDYCPNTRVLLIGCKTDLRTDLSTLLELSHQKQAPISYEQGCAAARQLGAEGYLECSAFTSEKSVHSIFRAVSGLCLSRAPPQAPRSPPRSLSKRLLHLPSRSELISSTFKKEKAKSCSVM